The genomic interval CAACCACGGCACTTCTTTCTGAGTAGCTAATAGTTTGTATTGGCTCGTAACCGCCCCGTAGAAACCTAATTTCACAAAAGTTACATCCGTCCAATTGGTTGGTTTTTCATTTAATAAAGGCACCAAATCTCTACCTTCGACTTTTGGACAATCGACTCCTAATAAATCTAAGAAAGTTGGCATCCAGTCGGTAGTATTTCCTGCTTCATTTACCACTTTTCCTCTCGGAACAACTGGTGCTTTACCTTCGCTGCCTTGTGCGATGATAAACGGAATCTTGGATGATGCTTCGTGAAAAGTTCCTTTGTTTACGCGACCATGTTCTCCTAATAAATCCCCGTGATCGGAAGAGAACATGATAATTGTATTTTCGAAAACACCATCGTCTTTTAGTTTTTGAACAATACGTCCCACATTATCATCAATCAATTTCACCATTCCAAGGTATTGCTCGATTTCGCCTTTTAGTTTTGCTTGATTTTTGGTCTTTGCATCTGGTTTTTGCCATGACGGAAAATCAGGGTTTTCTTTTTCTACATATGCCATTTTGTAAGTAGCTGGCAATTGTGTAACTGTTCCCTTGTACATAGTATCATAGGGCGCACGCACAACGTCAGGCGTGTGTGGATCGGGAATACTTACCACCAAATAGAATGGTTTATTTTTATTAGTATCAATAAATTCCAAAGCTCTGTCGGTCAAAAAATCGGTGGTGTGTTTGACGTTTTTAGACTTATTATCTTGAAATAAAGGTTGACCGTATTTATCATTTCCAATTAAAGTTACGTTTTTGCTTGCGAAATACGGATTGCCGTTGGCATCAATTCCTTTGTACTTATCGTGTCCGCCATTGAACATAAACTTTTTATCTTGAAATCCGTAGGTATCGTTGGGTGCTCCTACTGGAAACGGTGACCACCATTCGTCATGGTCTTTGTCCCCTGATTCATCACGACTCTCGGCCAAATGCCATTTACCCGCATAACCTGTCCTATAGCCCGCTTTGGATAAAACGTCTGCAATGGTAGTTACCTCTGGCTTTAGGTATTTCCCATCTCCGTTTTTGTTCGAATTATTCGGTATACCCAAGGTCACAGGATAAAGCCCCGTAAACATCGAGCTACGCGACGCCGAGCAAACGGGCGCACTACAATACATTCGATTAAAAATAGTTCCGTTTTTGGCCAAAGCATCCAAGTTTGGTGTTTCGGCATAAGCTTTTTCGCCCCATAACAACGCTTGGTCTTTCCCTAATTGTTCTCTATAAGCACCCAAGGTTCTAAAGTTGTGTTCATCGGTAATAATCCAAATTAAGTTGGGCTTTTTATTGGATTGGGCTTGAGTTTTAATGTTTGGCAACGAAATAGCCGTTGCCAGCAGTATTAGTTCAAAAAGATTAATTTTCATGTGGTTTGGTTGCGTTAAGCTTATTCTATTATTAGTTTTTTTACTGTTTTTTGTCCTTCTAATGCAATGGAAACAAAATAGATTCCAGCACTCAAGTCGGAAACATTAATTTTGGATTCCAACGCATTACTTTGTACCGACTTCAATAAAGCCCCTAGAGTATTATAAATATTTATTTCACTATTAATTGGTGCCGTCACAGTCACTGAAGTTGAGGCAGGATTTGGAACTACCGAAATATTTTTATCTGAATTAAAATTTTCTGTTGATAAGTTCGAACAGTTATAGTTAAAACCAAAACTAAAATCATCTCCAAAAAGCATAGAAGGATATCCTTCAGCACTATGTAAATTTACGCTACATGTTGCAATAGGATCTGTAAAACCTATTCCGCTAATATTGGTCATTTTTAAATAGAATTTCCCACCCAATGGATCCTCCCTAGTTCCAGTTGCGAGAATAGTTCCGTTTTCGAACTGTTGCTGTTGGGTCACATTATTAACAGAACGATGGCCTATAACAGCAATTGAAGGACCAATTTTTAACTTGGGATCATTATCATAAAGTGGTAAACTATTCAAAGGGCTTTGATCTCTATAAGATTGGGGATAAAACTGAAAATCACTTTCTAATTGCGCTGTATTACTTTTATAAGTGGCTACCACATCATCAATTGTGATGTCTTTGTAGTACCCTTTTACATAATTGGGATCACTATCTAACAAATTAGATCCAATATCAGCATCCAAGAATCCAGTAGGGGCATATACTGCAAAGGCAGAACCTATTGAACGAATGTTTTTTGCCACTACTCTACCGTTAATTCTAGTATGCGGCTGGAACAATATTGCATTTCTCCCATCTTCTGATGTTATTGCTTCTGCATAAATATCATTTATAACACCTAAATTTTGGTCAATATTTGCTGGTAAAAGTGCAATTGTAGCACCAGATTCTAATCGTAAAGTAGAGCCACCTACTGCTCTCATATTTTTAAACGAAATATTTCTACAAGATTGTGCTTGGACTAAGCCATAACCTGGATGAGCATTCAAAATTTCCAAATCTTTCAATTCGCCATTAAGTGGTGACCAACTCACACCCGTTGGAATATCATGCATGGCTGGACTACCATCAGAATTAAAAACTTGAGTTCCCGAATTAGTATAGAGTTCAATTGAATAATATCCATTAAAAGTTGGTGCGAATACTATTCCTGCTATTTTGGTTCCATTATCTACAATTGAGAAATTAGAAACCGAAAAATCTTGAACCTGTGAAATTCCAAAAGCCTTAAAATTCCCCGTTGCTCCATCGGCATTTATACTAACTTTCTCATTGACACCACAATTACTACAACCCACTTTTACGTTCGAAATGATGTTTGTACTCCCATCATCAATAATTCTACCAAGATTAAAAATGGTAACTGATAAACCTGTATTTCCATTTGAAAAAAAAGATTTTATGACTGCTCCTTTGTCAAATAATAAAAAAACATTCGATTTAAGATATACATTTTTAAACCTATAATCACCAGAATTCACATAAACGGTTCCTCCTCCTGAATTGGCTGAAACCTCATCAATTAGTGATTGAAGTGCACTTGTTCGATCACTTTCAACATTAGTACCTGGAGACAATGTTCTAGTAAAACCTGAAACTGTTCCTGTAAAAACGTATGGTACTAAAGGGGCTTGTGCCGAAACTACGGAGCAATTCCAAAGCAATAGAAACAACATCGTTGCTACTTGTGATTTAAAAAATTTATTTTTCATAATCTTTTTTATTATGTAAGGTGAATTCAAGTCAATAAATAATTCTTTTAAAATCCATTATTCTTTTTTCCTTGTTTCCCTTGTTTTTCTTTAGGTTCCCATTTTTTTTTCTTCTCCTTGACTTTCTCTAAGCAATCTTCACTTCTCTCAACTTTAGCTTTATCACAACCATTTACTCCCATATTTTTATAGGTATAATTTCCTGCCATCAAAAACTCAGAATTGGTTTTGGTGATTTTGCCAATATGGATCTCATAACAACCACCATCACTTCCATTTTTACAACCACTGGCCAGAGTCGCATTGGTTCGAATTACACCAATAGATCTACCTGGAGTACTTTCAAAATCTGGATTCTGACATTTGGTTTGTAATTCTATGCGCTCAGCACAATCAAAATAGATAAAATCTTTAGATTTTACTTGGGCTCCTTTCCCACCCGTAACAGTAATATCACCTATGTAAGAACGACTATCAAAAGTCCCTATATTATCTACTCCAGTTTCTTTTTTATCTTCGAATCCTGCTGCGATTTGCACTGCAAAAGAGGAATTGATTGCCGTTATTCCTTCTACATCAACACGACCTTGATCTACTCTGTGAGGAGAAACATTTACTGCCGCATCACCATTTTTAATTCTAATATTTCGTCCAACAATATCATCAACTGTTAATACATTCTCTTTACCGGTTTCACCACTTCCTGTCTCTACGCGCATGGTTACACCACCTACACCTTCAAGATTTTTACATAAAATAGATTTCCCTGCTTGTATTTGAATTACACCATATCCTACATGGCTATCAACCAATAAAATATTCTTTACTATACCTAGTCGCGCAACTTCGGTACGGTCTTTACTGTCTGGTAAATTCAACGCAATACAAGAGAAAGGCGTGTAAGAATCTGTGATTTTAAATCCTGAAAATTTAAAATTACGCACATTACAACCCGTGATAATTTTCATTCTATACTCTCCTTTTGGAAAATTGGCAGAAAACCAAGTTGCTTGATTTTCGCTGTCTTCATCAGTATTGGTAATGGCTACATTTTCTACTAAAAACTCTTTACCAACTTCGAAGATAGTACTGCTTACTTTTTTAGCATTTTTATCGAAATAAGGTTCAATCATCACGTCTTTATCGATTTTGATATGAATGTTTGATTTTAGTACTATATCAATCAAGTAATAGGTTCCTTTTTTAATCTGAATAATTCCACCGCCAGATTTGGACAAAGCAGTTATTTTAGAATTCAGCAATTCGCTATCTGTACCGTCTTTTCTCCCTGTCAATTTAAGTTCTGTTGTTTTATTCGGGATTTTATTGGTATAAAATCGACTTTCATTGTCTGTTAAACGATCTTGTGCTATTCCAACAAAAGCTGTTAAAAATAGTAGTATTAGTGTTAGATTTTTCATGTTTATTTTTAGTTTGTCAGTATGTTTTTTATTTAAAATGTTGCTTCTAATTCTACATCCAAGAAGCGGAAACTACCCAATTCCACTTTTATATCTAAAGTTCCGTTTTTGGTTTCCCATTTTTCGCCATTCAATATATCGGTTATTTTCACGGGTTTGATTCCGTTGAAAGTTAGATTTGCTAAACGATCTTGTGGATTAATGTACCCACTGTCGATTATCGTTAGTCGTAAATGTTTTGGTGCTGTTTGAGCAACAACCCATGCCACTTCTCCAGAAACCGTAATTGGTAACAATTTTGCACTGTCTTGAATGTCTTTTTCTACTACTTTATAATAGTCATTCGCAGCCATTTTTTGTTTTCCATCTGATGAAATATAATCTTTTCCATCGGTTATATACTCCTTTAAAATGTTTTTATAGAAAGGATGCATGTGGTCGGTCATTTTTCCTCTTGGCGCATTTTTTTGTGCAAGAGCGCCTTCTTGTGGAGGTACAATCAAAACCATGCCGTTTTTATAAGGAGCTAAAAAGTTCAAATGCCTGTCGGTTACTCCTGCAGCATATCTTGAAAAATCCCAAGGCGCAACTTGTGCTCCAGGCCAGCTCCCATTCATTCTACTAAAAACGGCTGGATTTTTTTCTTCGAAAGTTTTATCAAAATAGGTGGTATATTTTACACTACTACCCTCGTGTAAAAAGTGTTCGTTTGGTTCTGTCATGCCTAAATGTACTGGCGAAAAACTCAAAATCTCATTGCTTTTTGGCACATACAAAGCGCCTTTGGCAACCATATCCCAAAGCACACTCATATAATCTTGGTCAATAGGAAAATTATCCAAATAAGTTGTTCCATATGACAAATGGTAAATCAACATTCGCAAATAATGATTGGGAACAGTTTGAAAAGAATGTTCTCTCTGACGGTCAAAACTCGTATTATCTCTTACTGCACGTGCTCCCCAACTGTTGGTGGCACCACTTGTCCACATTCCTAATCGGCCAGAAATACTCAATTCCATGGTTTTATCTGTGGTTTCTTCCATTGCTGGTACAAAGACATCTGCAAACTCGCCAGAAAGCAAAGGAGCCCATTCTTTTTGATAAATTGTTCCTAACCAATAGACATTTTTAGAACGAATGAATAAATTCGTGTTTTTTCCTTGCGCGTATTTCGCCAAAGGATAAATCAAATTATTCAAAGCGTATTGAAAATCTTTGCTGTGGTCTTCTAATTCGGGATAAATCAGTACGGTCTTTTTTCCTTTTGCTAAATCAATTAATTTCTTGGTCGTTTCTGGAGCAAAAAAGTAAGGATCGTTTCCATGACCACCCCAAGTAGCAAGACCTGGACTGTTTTCGTATTCTTTGGCAAAAATAGAAAGTACTTCCCCTTGTGTTAATGTATATTTTTTACGTCGGTCTCTTTTGTCTCTGTAACTAGCGTTTGAAATCGTATCTCTTTTCCAACTTTCGGGAGATTGCACGTTGGTCATGTGTTTCGACGATAAAAACACAGGACTGGCATAATTTGCTTTTACATTATCCGAAACCGATTTGGCTATTGGCGTTTTAAACGATTCAGACATAAAATAAACGGGCTCTGGTTTTCTCTCCCAAGCAAGCGGTTTGAACTTTTTTACTTGTTCGCCTAGTAGTTCTCTATTTTTTAGAATAGTTGCAATTTTCCCTGTCGGATTCAATTTTTCGTATTCTTTTTTCCAACTCTCCTCTTCGGTATTGATGATATGAATGCAACTCCCACCACTTTGACTACTTGCCAAAATGATTTTACCAGTGGTCTGGTCTTTCCACATATCATTAAATGATTGTTTAGATACTAAAACCTCTGGTTTTTTCATGTCTAAATTTTGATTGACAAGAAAAATTCTATCGGCAGCCAATATAAAATACTGTGCGTTTTTGCCAGTTCCTATTTTCTCACCTTGCACGACTAAATAGCCCGTTGGAATTCCTTTGAGTTTTATCGAATTGGTTTTTCCTGTTTCTGGACTGTAAATCCCGAAACTAGCATCGTTGGTATGCGCTGAGTTTCCAAGCAAAATTTCTTTTTTTCCGTTTTCATCCATATCGATTACACGACATTCCCCCACTGGTCTTGGAATTGTTATTTTATCCTTTCGAAAAGGCAAATCTTCCAAAGCTTTGAACAAATACATCGATCCTGATGAACTCATGTGATTGTTGACACCGATAATCGCTAAAACTTCTGTTCCATCGGCTTGCGGAATCACACGTATAAAATTTGGGGTATGCGTTCCGTTTGGTGGTGGCGTTCCCTCTGATTTTCCGAAATTCTTTTCTTGTGAATACGTACTCGATTTGAGTTCTTTGATTTGTTTTCCAACCGCATTTAGGTAATAAATACTTTTATCAAATCCGCCGCAAACCACATAAGGCTGCTTGTCTTTTTTGATGACGCAAACTGCATACATCGGCGTATCGTCTTTTTTGAATTGCCACAATATTTTTCCATCACTGTTTAGGCAATATAGTGTTCCATCAGCATTCGCTACCAGGATTTCATCTTTTCCATCGGCAGTCAAATCTTGACACCAGATGTCTTGATTTAGAAAACCAGACAAGGCATTTTTCCACAAAATTTTACCATCATAGGAAACTCCCATAACTGTTCCTTCATAACTACTAGCAACAATAAATGATTCTTTTTTGTTGAGTGCCGTGCGTACTTTGGTGATGGTGTAGCCAGTTTCTATGCTGAAAACTGCTTTGGGAGGAGCACTAGAAAATTCTTTTGCGTTTAAGGAAGACCCTTGTAAAACCCCTACTAACACTAGTAAAAAAAGAGCGTAATTGATTTTCATTGATTCGGAAAATTTGGTTAATGGTATAATAATATTAGAATCAAATATAATTAGTTTAAAATAAGGTTATGTATGTATCCGTTTTTTAAATGTCTTTGTCGGTAATTGTATTAATGACAAAAAAAGGGACTGTCCCGAAGAATAATTCCTTTCAAAATAATCAAATTTTGAAAAATAGTTTTAGTATTTATAATGTATTAGAGTACTTTTTAGTTATTAGTAATTCTTATCCTCTAAAACTACAACCCCAAATAAAAGTAGCAAATAAATCGAAAATCAGAAAGTGTCAATGCTGTAATACGGGCAATTTACACACCATTCTACTGTTTGACCAACGAGCACCACCTGCTTGGTATCTTGGCGGTAGCCAAAATCACCTGCCTGCAAAAACTAGTTTTATGGGTAGGGCACGTATGTAATGATGTGAAGGAAAACACAATAAAACCAGCCTAATTTAAGGCTCAAAAAAAGAGGACGTTTTGTCCTCCTAAATTACCTAAACTTGTTTATCGATATCCCCATAGTGGCGGAAGTAGAGCGGTGAGCCTGTCCTGAGCGATAACTGAAGGGTTTAACCGCGGTTTCATTAGTACGTATGTTCGTTATCGCTCGGCTGTTGGCTTTTCAAGCCCAACGAAACCATTACTGTTGTGTGATGGTTTTTTATTTACTCCTATTTATAAAGCTTTAACTATATTTTTACATATTTATTTAAAAATTATATATTAAAAGTTACATATTCGTTTAAAAATTATATATTTGTAATCTAATTAAACAACCTTAATTATTATGATTTCAAATTTCACTAACCAAAACCAAGTTTTCATTAAAAGAAGAACTGCTAAAGATTCTGAATGTCAAATCGATTTACATAAAGAATTACCTCTTATATTTAAAGCGTTTAAAATTGCTTCTTCTGCTTTTGAAAAAGAAGTTTCTCAAACTCCAATTGAGGCTAGGGGAAGAGGTTTTGAAGCTTCATTATTAAACTCTAAAATGATTCATAGTATTCAAACTACTTTTCCAAACAATTGGAAATATGGAAAATATAAAAGATTTATTTTGCGTGTAAATAAATATTCTATTCTTTTTAAGAAGTTGGATAATAAAAATATGCCAATGAATATAAATACTAATTTTTCAAAAGCTATTTCAAATCAATTTACAATGTCGTTATTTGATGAAGGAACAACATCTATAGACCCTATTTTATTTTTTGGATATAAAAAAGATAGATTAGGTAATATAGCAGAGCCAAAACTAATTTATATTGACGACAATACTTTACAATGGGTAATAACAGAAGAAAACGTAGATTTATTTTCAACTAATAAAATAATTCCTGTTGAAACTATTGAAAAAGTAAAGCCAAAAATCAAGATTATTTCTCCGCTTAAGAAAGCTGGAAATCAATAATTTTTATTTAAGAATCTATTTATTAAGAATTTAAAAACTTTTTTATGAGTTTTAATTATCGACAATTAATTTTTGCAAGAGAATATAGAGGATTGACACAATCTGAATTAGCTTCAAATATTGTTGGTCTTTCACAATCAAATTTATCTAAATATGAAAAAGGATTTGGATTACTTGCAGATGAAATGGTTTTAAAAATAATTAAATTTTTGGGGTTTCCTGAAAGTTGGTTACAACATAATATTTCTAATTTGCCTGAAAATGCACATTATAGAAAACGTACAACGATTACAAAAAAAGTAAAAACGGAAATTGAATACAGCATTCGATTGATAGGCTATTTAGTTGACCAAATGTCAGATTCTATTGAATGGCCTGAATTTCGTTTGACACCTCTTAATATTGAGGAAGGTTATACTCCCGAAACAATAGCTAAAAGCACAAGAAAAATTTTAAAAATTACTCCAAATGAGCCGTTAAAGTCAATTTTCACATTATTCGAAAATTTTGGTGTAATTGTAATTGAATTTGAGATAACAGAAAAATTTGATGGTGTCTCTTTTATTACAGATAAAGGAAATCCTGTAATAGTAATAAATAAATCATTTAGTAACGATAGAAAAAGATTTACTCTAGCTCACGAATTGGGTCATTTAATGATGCACGATTTTCCAATTCCTGATAAAAGGAATGTTGAAAAAATTAAAGAAGATGAAGCAAATAGATTTGCTTCAGAATTTTTAATGCCTGCTGAATTTATTAAAAACTCATTGTTCAATTTGAGATTGTCAAGTTTAGGTCAACTAAAAAGTTACTGGCTTACTTCTATGGCTTCTTTAATCAGAAGAGCAAGAGATTTAAATTGTATTAATGAGGATAAGTATATTTATTTATCTATTGAGTTAAGTAGGGACGGTAAAAGGAAAAATGAAGATGGTTTTGTTTATATTGATGAACCTTCACTTTTTATTGAAGCATATAAGTTGCATAAAAATGAACTTGAATATTCTGATGTAGATTTAAGTAATGCTTTTAGTATTCCTGTCGATGTCATTGAAAGATTTTGTAAAACATCTCGATTGAGAATTATAAAATAAATTTTAGATTCTCTTTAACCAGAATCTTGAGCGAAACTATCACACAACGTGTTTGTATATGATTAGTGGCGTGTTTCAGTACCTAATTTAGCAAATTAGAACCGAATAGAAAATCAGCAATGATTTTCGTAAGCAAGCTAAAACCAGCCATTAATTATACACGGTGTTTTGCAACGTACTTCATTCATTATAAATCATTTACTAACAATCGAAATTCCTCAATCTTATATAATCCAGATTGAATTATTTTTTTGTCAAATCCCCAATTTCGTGTAATCTCTTTTTTTATTTCGTAATCAGTCTTTTTCATTCTTGGGTCAAAAACAATTTCATCAATCAAGTCAATTGGGTCAATGTCAAACTTAAATACATTACCGTTTGCTAATGGGTCTTGATTTCCGTTATACATCAGACGTACTTCATTTTCGTGCCTGAAAGCCCATCTTTTAAA from Flavobacterium ovatum carries:
- a CDS encoding sulfatase-like hydrolase/transferase: MKINLFELILLATAISLPNIKTQAQSNKKPNLIWIITDEHNFRTLGAYREQLGKDQALLWGEKAYAETPNLDALAKNGTIFNRMYCSAPVCSASRSSMFTGLYPVTLGIPNNSNKNGDGKYLKPEVTTIADVLSKAGYRTGYAGKWHLAESRDESGDKDHDEWWSPFPVGAPNDTYGFQDKKFMFNGGHDKYKGIDANGNPYFASKNVTLIGNDKYGQPLFQDNKSKNVKHTTDFLTDRALEFIDTNKNKPFYLVVSIPDPHTPDVVRAPYDTMYKGTVTQLPATYKMAYVEKENPDFPSWQKPDAKTKNQAKLKGEIEQYLGMVKLIDDNVGRIVQKLKDDGVFENTIIMFSSDHGDLLGEHGRVNKGTFHEASSKIPFIIAQGSEGKAPVVPRGKVVNEAGNTTDWMPTFLDLLGVDCPKVEGRDLVPLLNEKPTNWTDVTFVKLGFYGAVTSQYKLLATQKEVPWLLDIQADPNERTNFINDPKYSDVAKKLAIALKGYMKNQKDNNKGVAEKLDEIIARK
- a CDS encoding T9SS type A sorting domain-containing protein; its protein translation is MKNKFFKSQVATMLFLLLWNCSVVSAQAPLVPYVFTGTVSGFTRTLSPGTNVESDRTSALQSLIDEVSANSGGGTVYVNSGDYRFKNVYLKSNVFLLFDKGAVIKSFFSNGNTGLSVTIFNLGRIIDDGSTNIISNVKVGCSNCGVNEKVSINADGATGNFKAFGISQVQDFSVSNFSIVDNGTKIAGIVFAPTFNGYYSIELYTNSGTQVFNSDGSPAMHDIPTGVSWSPLNGELKDLEILNAHPGYGLVQAQSCRNISFKNMRAVGGSTLRLESGATIALLPANIDQNLGVINDIYAEAITSEDGRNAILFQPHTRINGRVVAKNIRSIGSAFAVYAPTGFLDADIGSNLLDSDPNYVKGYYKDITIDDVVATYKSNTAQLESDFQFYPQSYRDQSPLNSLPLYDNDPKLKIGPSIAVIGHRSVNNVTQQQQFENGTILATGTREDPLGGKFYLKMTNISGIGFTDPIATCSVNLHSAEGYPSMLFGDDFSFGFNYNCSNLSTENFNSDKNISVVPNPASTSVTVTAPINSEINIYNTLGALLKSVQSNALESKINVSDLSAGIYFVSIALEGQKTVKKLIIE
- a CDS encoding PQQ-binding-like beta-propeller repeat protein is translated as MKINYALFLLVLVGVLQGSSLNAKEFSSAPPKAVFSIETGYTITKVRTALNKKESFIVASSYEGTVMGVSYDGKILWKNALSGFLNQDIWCQDLTADGKDEILVANADGTLYCLNSDGKILWQFKKDDTPMYAVCVIKKDKQPYVVCGGFDKSIYYLNAVGKQIKELKSSTYSQEKNFGKSEGTPPPNGTHTPNFIRVIPQADGTEVLAIIGVNNHMSSSGSMYLFKALEDLPFRKDKITIPRPVGECRVIDMDENGKKEILLGNSAHTNDASFGIYSPETGKTNSIKLKGIPTGYLVVQGEKIGTGKNAQYFILAADRIFLVNQNLDMKKPEVLVSKQSFNDMWKDQTTGKIILASSQSGGSCIHIINTEEESWKKEYEKLNPTGKIATILKNRELLGEQVKKFKPLAWERKPEPVYFMSESFKTPIAKSVSDNVKANYASPVFLSSKHMTNVQSPESWKRDTISNASYRDKRDRRKKYTLTQGEVLSIFAKEYENSPGLATWGGHGNDPYFFAPETTKKLIDLAKGKKTVLIYPELEDHSKDFQYALNNLIYPLAKYAQGKNTNLFIRSKNVYWLGTIYQKEWAPLLSGEFADVFVPAMEETTDKTMELSISGRLGMWTSGATNSWGARAVRDNTSFDRQREHSFQTVPNHYLRMLIYHLSYGTTYLDNFPIDQDYMSVLWDMVAKGALYVPKSNEILSFSPVHLGMTEPNEHFLHEGSSVKYTTYFDKTFEEKNPAVFSRMNGSWPGAQVAPWDFSRYAAGVTDRHLNFLAPYKNGMVLIVPPQEGALAQKNAPRGKMTDHMHPFYKNILKEYITDGKDYISSDGKQKMAANDYYKVVEKDIQDSAKLLPITVSGEVAWVVAQTAPKHLRLTIIDSGYINPQDRLANLTFNGIKPVKITDILNGEKWETKNGTLDIKVELGSFRFLDVELEATF
- a CDS encoding XRE family transcriptional regulator; protein product: MSFNYRQLIFAREYRGLTQSELASNIVGLSQSNLSKYEKGFGLLADEMVLKIIKFLGFPESWLQHNISNLPENAHYRKRTTITKKVKTEIEYSIRLIGYLVDQMSDSIEWPEFRLTPLNIEEGYTPETIAKSTRKILKITPNEPLKSIFTLFENFGVIVIEFEITEKFDGVSFITDKGNPVIVINKSFSNDRKRFTLAHELGHLMMHDFPIPDKRNVEKIKEDEANRFASEFLMPAEFIKNSLFNLRLSSLGQLKSYWLTSMASLIRRARDLNCINEDKYIYLSIELSRDGKRKNEDGFVYIDEPSLFIEAYKLHKNELEYSDVDLSNAFSIPVDVIERFCKTSRLRIIK